One genomic region from Kamptonema formosum PCC 6407 encodes:
- a CDS encoding patatin-like phospholipase family protein: protein MSSDIYLQRCHSIKFTALVCGGGLRTSAIASPATDELEKILGELDYNDKFLTKKTSPLIWNGDPADDLHFPVGMIALLTISRQMGEYSSEPFRNWLQETLSVGNLRTFADVKLKGRGRELKVVVSDISRGEMLVLPDDLQRRDPPGYDSLYELMQLVNAEDFSVAEAVRLSMSIPLFFEPGKLANNLIVDGGILSNFPLWIYDREPGVNLQPPRWFTFGFRLLDKGIEDQVSVNGPLSLLSAVFRTMMNARDRYHQREMDKGRVINIDVTEAKVTATDFNLSVDRKAQLYRLGYEYTKKFFLNPVWSWEKHLIARGFGAVANSGDGPMIP, encoded by the coding sequence TTGTCTAGTGACATCTATCTCCAACGATGCCACAGTATTAAATTTACGGCCTTGGTGTGCGGCGGTGGCTTACGAACAAGTGCGATCGCAAGTCCAGCAACGGACGAGTTAGAGAAGATTTTAGGGGAATTAGACTACAACGATAAATTCCTCACCAAGAAAACTAGCCCCCTGATTTGGAATGGCGATCCGGCCGATGACTTACACTTTCCAGTGGGGATGATCGCTTTGCTGACTATCTCTCGCCAAATGGGAGAGTATTCTTCTGAGCCTTTTCGTAATTGGTTGCAAGAAACTCTCAGCGTTGGCAATCTCAGAACCTTTGCAGATGTGAAGCTTAAGGGTCGCGGTCGCGAGTTGAAGGTAGTTGTTTCTGATATTAGTCGGGGGGAGATGTTGGTGTTACCCGATGACTTGCAGCGCCGCGATCCGCCTGGATACGATAGTTTGTATGAGCTAATGCAACTTGTGAATGCTGAAGATTTTAGCGTTGCTGAGGCTGTGCGACTGTCGATGAGCATTCCGCTGTTTTTTGAGCCCGGAAAGCTAGCCAATAATTTGATTGTGGATGGGGGAATTTTGAGCAATTTTCCCTTATGGATTTATGACCGCGAACCGGGTGTGAATTTACAGCCGCCTCGCTGGTTTACTTTTGGCTTTCGATTGCTTGACAAGGGAATTGAAGATCAAGTCAGTGTCAACGGCCCCTTGAGTCTATTGTCAGCGGTGTTCAGAACCATGATGAATGCTAGAGATCGTTACCATCAACGGGAGATGGATAAGGGTCGGGTGATTAATATTGATGTGACTGAAGCGAAGGTGACGGCGACGGACTTCAACCTCAGCGTTGACCGCAAGGCTCAACTCTATCGATTGGGATACGAGTACACTAAAAAGTTCTTCCTGAATCCAGTTTGGAGTTGGGAAAAGCATCTAATCGCTAGAGGTTTTGGGGCTGTGGCAAATTCTGGGGATGGCCCGATGATTCCCTAG
- a CDS encoding glycosyltransferase family 2 protein, which translates to MSNDEFAIGGREVSTALFLEKLAGEPGDAQAAPDVSVVVPIYNEVESLPHLIDAIASSLQTSGLSYEIICVDDGSKDGSAQLLKEQANSRNDLRAVILRRNYGQTAAMSAGFNHALGRVIVTLDGDLQNDPADIPILIAKLDEGYDLVSGWRQKRQDNSISRLLPSKLANLLISRVTGVNLHDYGCSLKAYRAELAADLNLYGELHRFLPALAFIEGARISEMPVRHHARRYGKSKYGIWRTFRVLMDLLTITFMKKFLTRPMHVFGLLGMISMALGTVLGIYLTILKLGLGQSIGHRPLLILAVVMLLAGVQLFSFGLLAEILMRTYHESQGRPIYRVREILGNK; encoded by the coding sequence ATGTCTAATGATGAATTTGCAATAGGTGGTAGAGAAGTGAGTACGGCGTTATTTTTAGAAAAATTGGCAGGGGAACCAGGTGATGCACAGGCGGCACCTGATGTTTCAGTGGTAGTCCCGATTTACAATGAAGTGGAGAGTTTGCCTCACTTGATAGACGCGATCGCATCTAGCCTTCAGACATCTGGACTCAGCTATGAAATCATCTGCGTCGATGACGGCTCTAAAGATGGTTCTGCTCAATTACTCAAGGAACAGGCTAACAGCAGGAATGACCTCCGGGCTGTAATTTTGCGGCGCAATTACGGACAAACTGCCGCAATGTCAGCGGGGTTTAATCACGCTCTTGGTCGTGTAATAGTTACTTTAGATGGGGATTTGCAAAACGATCCAGCCGATATTCCCATCTTAATCGCTAAGTTAGATGAAGGTTACGATTTAGTCAGCGGTTGGCGGCAAAAAAGACAAGATAATTCTATTAGCCGTCTGCTACCATCGAAACTAGCTAATTTGTTAATTAGTCGAGTTACGGGTGTAAATTTACACGACTACGGTTGTTCGCTAAAAGCTTATCGGGCAGAATTAGCCGCCGACTTGAATCTTTACGGAGAATTGCACCGATTTTTGCCCGCTTTAGCCTTTATTGAAGGGGCGAGAATTTCGGAGATGCCAGTACGACATCATGCTCGTCGCTATGGTAAAAGCAAATATGGTATCTGGCGGACATTCCGGGTATTGATGGATTTGCTCACCATTACTTTTATGAAAAAGTTTCTAACCCGACCAATGCACGTTTTTGGCTTGTTAGGGATGATTTCGATGGCATTGGGTACGGTTTTAGGTATTTATTTGACTATCCTAAAACTGGGTTTAGGTCAAAGTATTGGCCATCGTCCTTTGCTGATTTTAGCTGTAGTTATGCTATTAGCTGGTGTCCAGTTATTTAGCTTTGGTTTGTTAGCAGAAATTTTGATGCGTACTTATCACGAATCTCAGGGAAGACCAATTTATCGAGTGCGCGAAATTTTGGGTAATAAGTAG
- a CDS encoding two-partner secretion domain-containing protein gives MVYRPFRFATTLLFLLIPAAVNAQITPDNTLPNNTTVLPEGNINRIEGGTKLGDNLFHSFQEFSVTNGGTAFFNNAADIQNIISRVTGGNISNIDGLIRANGTANLFLLNPNGIIFGPNARLNIGGSFVASTANSIQFADGTALNANPQRAPLLTVSVPIGVQFGRNSAGGNSGAIAVQSQTTDRDGNIVGLQVNPGQTLGLIGREVRLEGGNLTAPGGTIELATGNWQLGNLAPGNSPLGDILLSQQAAVNASGLGGGTVRVQGKNVAISDRASIVADTLGNLNGGGIDIRSQNLSIQGGGFISSSTFGTGAGGNVNINASESVTIAGSAPFGILVKLVSGTFVLSDRVDGIFALSASPGNAGSLTINSPQLTMTNGASILTSALGPGLGGNLAIAASEKMSITNGSIILTGTAGTGNAGNIEINTPQLIGLNGSIIATNPNAASEGRGGNLTVNADTIELSGLPPGAPLPGGLFTVSLGAGDSGDLTVNARELIVGNGAQVSASSAGKGRGGNLTINVSDVELNGLSPDGRFLSGLFTSSSLLTVAGQQGTASAGNLKVTADRLSVRNGAQISAATGGEGQAGNLTLTARESIEVSGFATSVDPSVESVSFGIIGDGIVPTAIESNTRGSGQAGDLIIKTGQLTVRNGAEIGVRGTGTGRAGNLQVDANTIRLKNQGTISAATSSGGGGDILLKADSVQLRGNSNITTNAGSADGGNITLDAGTLAALENSDITANAIAGSGGRVVINTQGVFGTAFRQAQTPESDITATSDLGAQFSGVVVINTPDINPSSGLVELPTDVLNAANLTVQGCGGDRGNSFVVTGRGGLPPSPFDALSSDAVVVNWIGPVGDGGDGGAGEGGRWGRWGRWGRWGRWGRWGKFPS, from the coding sequence ATGGTATATCGCCCCTTCCGGTTCGCAACCACTCTTTTATTTTTACTGATTCCCGCCGCCGTTAATGCTCAAATTACTCCCGATAATACCTTACCAAATAACACTACTGTACTCCCAGAAGGTAACATCAACAGGATTGAAGGAGGCACAAAACTGGGCGATAACTTATTTCATAGTTTCCAAGAATTTTCTGTGACTAATGGCGGCACTGCTTTTTTTAACAACGCTGCCGATATTCAAAATATCATCAGCCGCGTCACAGGTGGCAATATTTCTAATATTGATGGTTTAATTCGTGCTAACGGTACTGCTAACTTATTTCTGCTCAATCCTAATGGGATTATCTTCGGGCCAAATGCTCGATTAAATATCGGTGGTTCTTTTGTTGCCAGTACAGCTAATAGCATTCAGTTTGCTGATGGTACAGCTTTAAATGCTAACCCCCAAAGAGCACCTTTACTAACAGTTAGCGTGCCGATTGGCGTGCAATTTGGTCGCAATTCTGCTGGTGGCAATTCCGGCGCGATCGCAGTGCAATCCCAAACCACCGATCGCGATGGTAATATAGTCGGACTGCAAGTAAATCCCGGTCAAACTCTAGGGCTAATTGGTCGCGAAGTCCGACTCGAAGGCGGCAATTTGACAGCACCCGGAGGCACTATTGAACTGGCAACTGGGAACTGGCAACTGGGAAATTTAGCCCCTGGTAATTCCCCATTAGGAGATATATTGCTATCCCAGCAAGCCGCTGTCAATGCTAGCGGTTTAGGCGGTGGCACAGTGCGAGTGCAGGGCAAAAATGTTGCTATTAGCGATCGCGCTAGCATAGTTGCCGATACACTGGGCAACCTCAACGGCGGCGGCATAGATATCCGATCGCAAAATCTCTCAATTCAAGGCGGCGGCTTCATCTCCTCTTCCACCTTCGGCACCGGTGCAGGCGGGAACGTCAACATCAACGCTTCCGAGTCCGTAACCATTGCAGGCAGCGCACCCTTCGGCATCCTCGTCAAACTGGTAAGTGGAACCTTTGTCTTAAGCGATCGCGTAGATGGCATATTTGCTCTCAGCGCCAGTCCGGGAAACGCAGGTAGCCTTACCATTAACAGCCCACAATTGACAATGACCAACGGAGCCTCCATCTTAACCTCAGCCCTCGGCCCCGGACTTGGAGGAAACCTCGCGATCGCAGCTTCCGAAAAAATGTCAATTACCAACGGTTCCATCATCCTTACAGGCACAGCAGGCACTGGCAACGCTGGCAACATCGAAATCAACACCCCCCAACTGATCGGTCTCAATGGCAGCATAATCGCCACCAACCCCAATGCCGCTAGCGAAGGTCGAGGCGGCAACCTCACAGTCAACGCCGACACAATAGAGCTTAGCGGACTTCCCCCTGGTGCTCCCTTGCCTGGAGGCTTATTCACCGTCTCTCTCGGCGCTGGTGATAGCGGAGACTTGACAGTTAACGCCAGAGAGTTAATCGTCGGCAACGGAGCACAGGTATCCGCTTCTTCTGCTGGCAAAGGTCGAGGCGGGAATCTCACCATCAATGTTTCTGATGTAGAACTCAACGGTTTATCCCCCGACGGGCGCTTTTTAAGCGGTTTGTTCACCTCTTCCTCCCTGCTGACAGTCGCAGGTCAACAGGGTACGGCCTCCGCTGGCAACCTCAAAGTCACCGCAGATCGTTTAAGCGTCCGCAATGGGGCACAAATCTCGGCGGCAACCGGAGGCGAAGGTCAAGCAGGAAACTTGACTTTAACCGCACGCGAATCAATAGAAGTCAGTGGTTTTGCGACATCAGTCGATCCCAGTGTAGAGTCAGTTTCCTTTGGGATTATTGGTGATGGCATCGTGCCCACTGCGATCGAATCTAATACGCGCGGTAGCGGCCAAGCAGGAGATTTGATTATTAAGACTGGGCAGTTAACGGTACGTAACGGCGCAGAAATAGGAGTTAGGGGTACGGGTACGGGACGTGCCGGAAATTTGCAAGTTGATGCCAACACCATTCGTTTGAAAAATCAAGGCACGATTTCGGCTGCAACCTCATCTGGCGGCGGTGGCGACATCTTGCTTAAGGCAGATTCAGTTCAGTTGCGCGGTAACAGCAACATTACCACCAATGCAGGCTCGGCTGACGGGGGGAACATTACCCTGGATGCGGGGACTTTGGCGGCCTTAGAAAATAGTGACATTACGGCGAACGCGATCGCAGGTTCCGGAGGCCGAGTCGTCATCAATACTCAAGGAGTCTTTGGGACGGCCTTTCGCCAAGCTCAAACCCCTGAAAGCGATATTACCGCTACCTCGGATTTGGGGGCGCAGTTTAGCGGTGTCGTAGTGATCAATACCCCCGATATCAACCCCAGTTCCGGGTTAGTGGAGTTGCCCACTGACGTTCTCAATGCGGCAAATCTGACTGTACAGGGTTGCGGTGGCGATCGCGGCAACAGTTTTGTTGTCACCGGACGCGGTGGCTTGCCTCCGAGCCCTTTTGATGCCCTCAGTAGCGATGCTGTAGTGGTCAATTGGATTGGGCCGGTGGGGGATGGGGGAGATGGGGGGGCAGGGGAGGGGGGGAGATGGGGGAGATGGGGGAGATGGGGGAGATGGGGGAGATGGGGGAGATGGGGGAAATTTCCCAGTTGA
- a CDS encoding serine hydrolase — protein MTFFHKDEQLETLGNKIVETTRAKFPELAVDRIAVTWIVYDPPVIVNTGGALSPAEFWKYQVRGFSDRGNDRIYPASVVKLFYLVAIYEWLEKGMVQITSELNRAIRDMIVDSSNDATSLVLDVLTGTTSGPELPPGPFETWQKQRNIVNRYFQSLNWEELETINVNQKTWCDGPYGRERAFLGELMENRNMLTTNAAARLVHSIIGGVAVSSKVSQAMMALMKRSLDPADLAADPENQVTGFLGGGLPLNANLWSKAGLTSTVRHDAAYIELPNLQPYLLIVFTEGKANSKNEEILPFVSAQFVEAMKSL, from the coding sequence ATGACATTTTTCCACAAAGACGAACAATTAGAAACGCTTGGCAATAAGATTGTAGAGACAACTAGGGCAAAATTTCCCGAATTGGCTGTCGATCGCATAGCCGTTACTTGGATAGTTTACGATCCTCCTGTGATAGTAAATACAGGTGGAGCCCTAAGTCCAGCCGAATTCTGGAAATATCAAGTACGAGGTTTTAGCGATCGCGGCAACGATCGCATTTACCCAGCCAGCGTTGTTAAACTATTTTACCTCGTAGCTATTTACGAATGGTTGGAAAAAGGCATGGTGCAAATAACATCAGAGTTAAATCGCGCTATCCGAGATATGATAGTTGATTCCAGCAATGATGCTACAAGTCTGGTATTAGATGTTCTTACGGGCACTACTAGCGGCCCAGAATTGCCGCCAGGCCCTTTTGAAACTTGGCAAAAACAGCGCAATATTGTCAACCGTTATTTCCAGTCTCTCAACTGGGAAGAATTAGAAACGATTAATGTCAATCAAAAAACATGGTGTGATGGCCCTTACGGTCGGGAACGAGCTTTTTTGGGAGAATTAATGGAAAATCGCAATATGCTGACAACTAATGCAGCAGCGCGTTTGGTACATAGTATTATTGGGGGAGTGGCTGTGTCTTCTAAGGTTTCACAAGCAATGATGGCTTTGATGAAGCGATCGCTAGATCCGGCAGACTTAGCCGCAGATCCCGAAAATCAGGTGACAGGTTTCTTAGGTGGCGGACTTCCCCTAAATGCGAATTTGTGGTCAAAAGCTGGTCTTACGAGCACAGTTCGTCATGATGCAGCTTATATTGAATTACCCAACTTACAGCCTTATTTGCTAATCGTATTTACTGAAGGAAAGGCAAATAGTAAGAATGAGGAAATTTTACCCTTTGTTTCAGCGCAATTTGTAGAAGCCATGAAAAGTTTATAA
- a CDS encoding C40 family peptidase produces MTNYQLSDTVEYQCQANINIYDSPKCDRLATQAAAGRHLRIVLDSPVPLVSEGRKENLEVAMPAAGYAYGVRLCEDDYPGWLAIQDAQLLEVAEKPYQAKVISEAEIRDKLPSAIAFTRHAMNQPNHYLWGGTVGPNYDCSGLMQAAFASLGIWLPRDAYQQEAFTQPIALASLQPGDLIFFGTTEKATHVGLYLGEGHYIHSSGKEQGRNGIGIDILSAEGDLVSQRYYRLLRGAGRVVKSYSFNGS; encoded by the coding sequence ATGACCAATTACCAATTATCCGATACTGTGGAGTATCAGTGCCAAGCCAATATCAATATCTATGATTCCCCGAAGTGCGATCGCTTGGCAACTCAGGCGGCGGCGGGGAGACATTTACGAATAGTCTTGGACTCCCCAGTACCTCTGGTATCTGAGGGAAGGAAAGAGAATCTTGAGGTAGCGATGCCTGCGGCTGGCTACGCCTACGGGGTTCGGCTGTGCGAGGATGACTATCCAGGATGGTTAGCTATCCAAGATGCACAGTTGCTAGAGGTAGCTGAAAAACCCTATCAAGCTAAAGTGATTTCCGAAGCTGAAATTAGAGATAAGTTACCAAGTGCGATCGCCTTTACCCGCCACGCCATGAACCAACCTAACCATTATCTCTGGGGAGGGACAGTTGGCCCAAATTATGACTGTTCAGGACTAATGCAAGCTGCCTTTGCCTCTCTAGGGATTTGGTTGCCCAGAGATGCTTATCAGCAGGAAGCTTTTACCCAACCAATTGCCTTAGCATCTTTACAACCAGGCGACTTAATTTTTTTTGGAACAACCGAAAAGGCCACTCATGTAGGATTATATCTAGGAGAGGGGCATTACATTCACAGCTCTGGGAAAGAACAAGGACGCAACGGCATCGGCATTGATATTTTGTCGGCAGAAGGGGATCTCGTTAGTCAGAGGTACTATCGGCTGTTGCGAGGTGCTGGTAGAGTAGTCAAAAGTTATAGTTTCAATGGCTCATAA
- a CDS encoding glycogen/starch/alpha-glucan phosphorylase: protein MDKKLFEPELHRVSDESMNAAEPLNIKVEDDRTGMTVETLKRAFADNLYYIQGKNEFLATPYDYYMALAFTVRDRLLHRWINTTTSYIKKDVKEVFYLSAEFLMGKQLGNNLLNLGLYERVEIALRELGHELNDLIALESEPGLGNGGLGRLAACFLDSLATLEIPAIGYGIRYEFGIFDQWIVDGAQVERPDKWLRFGNPWEIRRPELMVEVDFGGHTETYQDEHGQHRVRWIPDRKIVGTPFDTPVAGYNNNTVNTLRLWRAGASEEFDFQIFDSGNYVGSVTDKIFSENISKVLYPNDNTSQGKQLRLEQQYFFVSCSLQDIIAKYRQTNHNFDRFHEKVSLQLNDTHPSIGVAELMRLLVDQHHLGWNRAWYITRNVFAYTNHTLLSEALERWPVSLFQRVLPRHLEIIYEINRRFLDEVKAKYPRDEARLERLSLIQEGEEKYIRMANLACVGSHSINGVAALHTELLKLDVLRDFNELWPEKFNNKTNGVTPRRWLALSNPKLSQLFTEKLGNGWVTELDQLSQLEQFINDPEFCDRWRNIKRENKQALADYILLFNDIEVNPDSLFDVQVKRIHEYKRQLLMVLYIITLYNRIKRDPNVEVLPRTYIFGGKAAPGYYIAKLVIKLINSVAEFVNNDPDIRGRIKVAFLANYSVSLGQIVYPAANLSEQISTAGKEASGTGNMKFAMNGALTIGTLDGANVEIREKVGAENFFLFGLTAEEVYALKGKGYNPRKYYEENQELKEVCDRIGSGYFSPENPDLFQPLVNSLLNHDEYMLLVDYQSYIECQERVSQAYRDPETWTRMSILNSARMGFFSSDRTIKEYCHDIWNVQPVKIDLEEYVQKFGGSLLPES from the coding sequence ATGGATAAAAAATTATTCGAGCCAGAACTCCACAGAGTATCGGACGAATCTATGAACGCCGCAGAACCTTTGAATATTAAGGTTGAGGACGATCGCACAGGGATGACTGTGGAAACTCTCAAGCGAGCTTTCGCTGATAATCTTTACTACATTCAGGGAAAAAATGAGTTCTTGGCCACGCCCTACGATTACTATATGGCCTTGGCTTTTACTGTGCGCGATCGCCTCCTCCACCGCTGGATTAATACCACCACATCATACATCAAAAAAGATGTCAAGGAAGTATTTTATCTTTCCGCAGAATTCTTAATGGGCAAACAGTTGGGCAATAATTTGCTCAATTTGGGGCTATATGAACGAGTAGAAATTGCTCTGCGCGAACTCGGTCACGAACTCAATGATTTAATCGCCCTAGAATCTGAACCCGGACTTGGTAACGGTGGTTTAGGTCGTCTTGCTGCTTGTTTTTTAGATTCTCTAGCTACCTTAGAAATTCCCGCAATTGGCTATGGAATTCGCTATGAATTCGGAATTTTCGACCAGTGGATTGTAGATGGTGCTCAAGTAGAACGACCAGATAAATGGCTGCGTTTCGGCAACCCTTGGGAAATTCGCCGTCCAGAATTAATGGTGGAAGTAGACTTCGGAGGACATACAGAAACTTACCAAGACGAACACGGTCAACACCGAGTGCGTTGGATTCCAGACCGCAAGATTGTGGGCACGCCTTTCGATACCCCTGTGGCTGGATATAACAACAATACAGTGAATACATTGCGCCTCTGGCGTGCTGGTGCTTCTGAAGAATTTGACTTTCAAATATTTGACAGTGGCAACTACGTCGGCTCTGTAACTGACAAAATCTTTTCGGAAAATATCTCGAAGGTTCTTTATCCGAATGATAACACATCTCAGGGTAAACAACTGCGGCTAGAACAGCAGTATTTCTTTGTGAGTTGTTCTCTACAAGATATCATTGCCAAATATCGCCAAACCAACCATAATTTTGACCGCTTCCACGAAAAAGTCTCGCTTCAGTTAAACGACACTCACCCCTCAATTGGTGTAGCTGAATTGATGCGGCTGTTGGTAGATCAACATCATTTAGGTTGGAATCGCGCTTGGTACATTACTCGTAATGTCTTTGCCTACACAAATCATACTTTGCTGTCAGAAGCTTTAGAGCGGTGGCCTGTGAGTTTGTTCCAGCGAGTTTTGCCCAGGCATTTAGAGATTATTTACGAAATCAACCGCCGCTTTTTAGATGAGGTGAAGGCTAAATATCCCAGAGATGAAGCGCGGCTAGAAAGGCTATCTTTGATTCAAGAAGGTGAAGAGAAATACATCCGTATGGCAAATTTAGCCTGCGTTGGTAGCCATTCTATTAACGGTGTGGCGGCTCTGCACACGGAACTCTTGAAGCTAGACGTGCTACGGGATTTCAACGAATTGTGGCCAGAAAAGTTTAACAATAAAACTAACGGCGTAACTCCTCGCCGCTGGCTGGCTTTAAGCAACCCCAAACTATCTCAATTATTTACTGAGAAATTGGGCAATGGTTGGGTGACAGAGTTGGATCAACTTTCACAGTTAGAACAGTTTATCAATGACCCGGAATTTTGCGATCGCTGGCGTAATATCAAGCGGGAAAATAAGCAGGCTTTGGCGGATTATATTCTGCTATTTAACGACATTGAAGTGAATCCCGATTCGCTGTTTGATGTGCAGGTAAAACGGATTCACGAATACAAACGGCAATTGCTGATGGTGCTTTATATCATCACATTGTACAATCGGATTAAGCGCGATCCCAATGTGGAAGTTTTACCCCGGACTTATATTTTTGGTGGCAAGGCAGCACCGGGTTATTACATCGCTAAACTGGTAATCAAGTTGATTAACTCGGTGGCAGAATTTGTGAATAATGACCCTGATATCCGAGGTAGGATTAAGGTGGCGTTTTTGGCAAATTACTCCGTATCTTTGGGTCAAATTGTGTATCCAGCCGCGAATCTTTCTGAGCAAATTTCCACAGCGGGTAAGGAAGCTTCAGGTACGGGAAATATGAAATTTGCCATGAATGGAGCTCTGACAATTGGAACTCTTGATGGTGCAAACGTTGAAATCCGCGAAAAAGTGGGAGCGGAGAATTTCTTCTTGTTTGGCTTGACTGCGGAGGAAGTTTATGCTCTGAAAGGAAAAGGCTACAATCCCCGCAAGTATTACGAGGAGAATCAGGAGTTAAAAGAAGTTTGCGATCGCATTGGTTCGGGATATTTTTCCCCAGAAAATCCTGATTTGTTCCAGCCACTCGTCAACTCGCTGCTCAACCATGACGAGTATATGCTATTGGTAGACTACCAGTCTTATATTGAGTGTCAGGAGCGAGTTAGTCAAGCTTACCGAGATCCTGAAACTTGGACGCGGATGTCAATTCTAAATTCGGCTCGGATGGGATTCTTTTCGAGCGATCGCACGATTAAAGAATACTGTCATGATATTTGGAATGTGCAACCTGTGAAGATTGACTTAGAAGAATACGTGCAAAAATTTGGTGGCTCGTTACTGCCAGAAAGTTAA